In a single window of the Bacteroides acidifaciens genome:
- a CDS encoding fumarylacetoacetate hydrolase family protein, whose translation MKIIAVGMNYAQHNKELGHTQVNTEPVIFMKPDSAILKDGKPFFIPDFSNEIHYETELVVRINRLGKNIAPRFANRYYDAVTVGIDFTARDLQRKFREQGNPWELCKGFDSSAAIGDFVSVDRYKDIQNLNFNLLIDGKEVQQGCTADMLFKVDDIIAYVSQFVTLKIGDLLFTGTPVGVGPVSIGQHLQGYLEGEKLLDFHIR comes from the coding sequence ATGAAGATTATTGCAGTAGGAATGAACTACGCCCAGCATAACAAGGAGCTGGGACACACACAAGTAAATACGGAACCGGTGATTTTTATGAAACCGGACTCTGCTATTCTCAAAGATGGCAAACCGTTTTTCATTCCCGACTTTTCTAACGAAATACATTATGAGACGGAACTGGTAGTTCGAATCAACCGGTTGGGAAAGAATATCGCTCCCCGTTTTGCGAACCGGTATTATGACGCAGTGACAGTGGGTATTGACTTTACAGCCCGTGACCTTCAACGGAAGTTTCGTGAACAGGGAAATCCTTGGGAGTTGTGTAAAGGTTTCGATTCATCTGCCGCTATCGGAGATTTTGTTTCCGTAGACCGCTATAAGGATATTCAGAATCTGAACTTCAATCTGCTGATTGACGGCAAGGAAGTACAGCAAGGCTGTACGGCGGATATGCTTTTCAAGGTAGACGATATTATAGCCTATGTCAGTCAGTTTGTAACATTGAAAATTGGAGATTTGCTGTTTACGGGTACTCCTGTCGGTGTAGGTCCTGTCAGTATAGGACAACACTTGCAAGGCTATCTGGAAGGAGAGAAACTACTGGATTTCCATATCCGTTGA